CGCCCGGAACACCAACGGGTTCGCCGCGGGGCATCACCTGCGCCGGTGCGCTCCGGCCCTGCTGGCCCGCGCCGGGCTGTCACTGCCGGGGCCGGGGGAAGCGGCGCAGCTTACCCCGGGTACCCGGACGCTGCAGGCTCTGCGCGATGACGGGACGCAGCTTTGGTTCGACTTCGAGGACCTCTGCCACGCCCAGTCCGCCACCTCGGATTATCTGCAGCTCGCCTCCACCCGGCGGCACTGGGTGATTTGCGGCGTGCCGGAAACCGGCGGTTCCAGCCCCTACGGCTGGCAGCGCTTCGGCAATGTGGTGGACGTGCTGTACGACGCCGGGTGCCGGCTGGATGTGATCGGCCTGCCGGATTATGACGGCGTGTTCCCCGGGACGGGCCATCCCACCGACCTGGCCCGGATCCGCAGCCGGTTCGGCATGCTCCGGCCGGTCCCGTAGGGCGCTTTCATTCTCCGTACCTATTTCCCGGCGTCGGCTGCGTCCCGGGCATCGGCGAGCTTCTGGCGGGCTTTTTCCACGGAGCGGCGGGCAGAGCGGGCCGCCCGCCGGGCAGTGTCCCGTTCGCGTTCCAGCCGCCCGGCCTGCCGGTCTGCTGCCGAGACCTCCCGTTCGAGCTCCCGGATCCGTTCGCGCAGGTCATCGATTTCATCCGTCAGCCGGTCGCGGCGGCCGGCTGCTTCATCTACTTCCTGCTGGGCGGTGTCGAACGCCTCCTGCGCTGTCCGTTCGTCGCCTTCGGCGTCCTGCAGTTCGGACTGCAGCTTCCGGACCAACCGTTCGGCCGCGGCCCGGCGGCGGCTGTCGGCGGCAGAATCTTTCCCGGCGCCCTTCGCCGGGCTTGGAGCTGTCCCGCTGGTGGCTGCGGTACGGTCCCCGGACCCGCTCCGGGCGGGCCGCACCGAGTCCGGATCCGCTACTGCGCCGTCGAGGTCCACTTCTTCCCAGCCGCTGGCAGCAAGGGAGCGGACCAGCTGTCCGCTGGCAACGGCGTCGGCGGCCGCTGAATCAGTCATTGCGGCCCAAAGGGTCTGCTCCGCCTCGCCGGCGAGGGCCTCGCTGACGGGATGGCCCAGGTCCGCGGCCAGGTCCCGGGCCGATCGGACGATGGCACGCAGCAGCCGCTGGCGTTCGGTGCTCAGCCGGCGCAGCTGCTTCTGGTCCAGGTCCTCCTGCGCTTCCCGCAGGGCAGCACCGAGGTCAAGCACCGCCGCGAGGTCATCCTGCTTCCGGTCCGCCAGCAGGTTCACGAGCCAGGCTGCGGTGGACGGTTTAGGCAGGGCCTTGATGCGTTTGGCCAGGTCCTTGTCTCCGTTCCGTCCGGCATCGGCGGCGCGGGCGTTGCGGGCGGCGGTGAACTCGGAGGGCAGGAGCGCGTAGAGGTCCGCCACCACGCGGGCAAGGGGCGGATTTTCGGGTTGTTTGAAAGCGGCAGCCACTCGAGGCTCCTACATGCCCAGGGCGGAGAAGGCACCGAACCTGCCCAGTGCAACCACCAGCGAGAGGGCCATCAGGATGGCCGCCAAGGCAATGCGGTTACGCTCTCCGCGGCGGACATGGACCACTATGGCCAATGCCATCATCAGCGCCAGGCAGGACGCAGCAACGGGGGTCAGCACAGGCAGCCACCCGGTTGCCTCCGGCAGCACCAACCCGGCGGCGCCCAGAACCTCGAGGAGCCCAATGAGCTTCACGGTGCCGGCGGGAAAGTCCTCCGGCCAGCGAAGATTGTCCACAAGCCGGGCATGCCGCTGGGACAGCTTCATGAATCCGACCCCGGCAAAAAGCAGTGCCAACACCAGCTGGATGAGCCATAAGACCAAAGACAGCATGCGTATCCAGACGTCTTTCTGTAACAGGGCGCGGGAAAAGGAGGCAGTGGACCAATCTCAACCTAAGCATGGCCGTCCCCGCGGGATCTCTGCAATAACGGGCGTGGCGCAATAACCAATGTGACACGCGTCCGCCGGATCGTTCAGGCGCGCAACCTGCCGGGAACAGCTGTGCTGGAACGGACCACGAACTCGGTGGGGAAAAACCCGAAATCGTCCACCGGCTCGTTGCGCATCAGCGCCAGGACGGCGGCCACAGCAGCAGCCCCCTGCCCCTCGGGGCTCTGCGAGATGGTGGTCAGACCGAAGACTTCGCCCATGTCGTGGCCGTCAATCCCAATCACGGAGAGGTCTTCCGGCACCCGAAGCCCCAGGTCCCGGGCGGCCAGGATGGCGCCGACGGCAATCTCGTCAGCGGCGCAGAAAATTGCCGTTGGGCGGACGTCTGGCCGGGCCAGCAGGGCTTTGGCGGCCCGGAAACCACCGGCCACAGAGAATTCAGCGCTGGCCACCCAGCCCGGCTCGGGCGTGAGGCCGGCATCGCGCATGGCTCCTTCGTACCCGGTGCGCCGGGTTCCGCCAAGCTGGAAGTCCCGCTCCAGTTCCTCACCGCCGCCGATATGGGCAATCCTCGTGTGTCCAAGGGAAATCAGGTGCCCGGTGGCCAGGGCCGAAATGCCTACCTCGTCCACACGGATGGCCGCGGTGCCCGGGAGCGGACCGCCAATGGCCACAATGGGCTTGTCCACCGCCCGCAGCTGGGCCAGCTCTTCATCGGTGAGCCGCAGGGCAACGGTGATTACCGCGTCCAGCCGTTTTCGCCGCAGCATCTCCTTGAGCACGCTTTCCCGGTGCCCCGGGCCGTCCCCGGTGTTGTACAGCGTCAGGTCGTAGCCCGCCTCAATCAGGGCCGACGCCGCGCCCTCCAGCACCTTGGCAAAGTACCAGCGCCCCACGCCGGGCATCACCACTCCCACATTCCGCGTCCGGCCCGAGGCAAGGGAGGAAGCGTTGTAGGAGATGACGAATCCCAGCTCCTCAGCTGCCGCAAGCACCCTCCGGCGGGTGCTTGCGGAGACCGCGCCGTTGCCGCTGAGCGCGCGGGACACCGTGGCTGCGGAGACGCCGGCGTGGGCTGCGACGTCTTTGATTCCTGGCACGGGTGTTCCTCCGGAGCGATTGCGGGTGCGGTTGGCTAGCTTAGCCGAACCCAGGCGCTGTGGTTGGGCAGCAGGTAACCGTCCATGACGGCGCCGTTGATGCTGCACGCCACCAGCTCTCCGTCGGGCAGCGGCACAGGGTCGCTGCCCATGTTCATCAGGGCCGCGGTGCCGCCGTTGACGAAGGCCAGGACGGACTCCGGATCGTACCCGGGGTACCAGGCCAGCGAACCGTTGCCCAGGTCCAGGCTGCGGCGCAGTTCCAGTGCGGTCCGGTAGAGGTTGAGCGTGGAATCGGGATCGGCCTGCTGGACGCCGCGGGCCAGGGCATTCCACCCCTCAGGCTGGGGCAGCCAGGCCTGGCCGGCGTCGCTGAATCCCAGTGCCGGGGCGTCCGGCGTCCAGGGCAGCGGCACCCGGCAGCCGTCCCGGCCCAGGCGTGCGCCTTCCGTGCGGTGGAAGGTGGGGTCCTGGCGGTATTCATCCGGCAGTGTGGTGTGGTCCGGCAAACCCAGTTCTTCGCCCTGATACAGATACACGCCGCCGGGCAGGCCCAGCATCAGCAGGGTTGCCGCGCGGGCCCTGGAGATGCCCAGGCCGTAGTCCGGCTGCGGATCCGATGATCCAATTCCGTCGCCCGGCCGTTCCTGATGGGTGGTGATGCCGAACCGGCTGGCATGCCGGACAACGTCGTGGTTGGAGAGCACCCAGGTGGTAGGGGCGCCTACCTTGTCGAAGGCGCGCAGCGAGGATTCAATGACGTGGCGCACTGCCGGGGCATGCCAGGGGTGGTGCAGGTAGGCGAAATTGAAGGTCTGGTGCATTTCGTCCGGCCGAACCCAGTCGGTCAGCCGGTCGAGCGGGTCGATGGTCGCTTCGGCGCACAGCACCCGGTCTCCGTCGTAGGAGTCAAGGATTTTCCGCCAGGACCGGTAAATGTCATGGATGCCGGGCTGTCCAAACATGGGGGCCTCGGCTCCGGGGTAGCCCTCGGAGGAGGACCCGTCGGCGCGGCCGCCCCAGTCGGGCAGCCCTGATTTCTTGATCAGGGCGTGGGCCACGTCCACGCGGAAGCCGCCGACGCCGCGATCCAGCCAGAAGCGCAGGGTCTGCTCGAATTCCGCGTGCACTGCCGGAGAGTCCCAGTTGAAATCCGGCTGGGAGGAGTCAAAGAGGTGCAGGTACCACTGACCGGGGGTGCCGTCGGGTTCGGTGACGCGGGTCCAGGCGGGGCCGCCGAAGTGGGACTGCCAGTTGTTGGGCGGGTTGTTTCCGTGCTCTCCGGTGCCGTCGCGGAAAACAAACATGTCCCGGTCGGGGGAGCCGGGGCCGGCGGCCAGGGCGGCTTGGAAGAGGGTGTGCTGGTCGGAGCAGTGGTTGGGGACCAGGTCCACGATGACGCGGATGCCGTGCCGGCCGGCTTCGGCGACGAGGGCGTCAAAATCCTCCAGGGTGCCGAACATGGGATCCACGGACCGGTAGTCGGCGACGTCGTAGCCGGCGTCTTTTTGGGGCGACCGGTAGAAGGGGGACAGCCAGACGGCGTCGATGTCCAGTTCTGCCAGTGTTCCGAGTTCTGCGGTGATGCCCTGCAGGTCTCCGATCCCATCACCGTTCAGGTCCCGGAACGAGCGGGGGTAGATCTGGTAGATCACCGAAGAGCGCCACCATTCACGGTCCGCAGGGGCGGGATGTACAAGGGCCAGGGCCGAAGAATCATGAAGTACAGAACTGAGCATGCCCACATCCTAGGGTGTGTTCCGGCAGAAAATGCAAACGCTTCCATTGCGTTTCGCTGCAGCGCGCGTTTGCCCTCTTTTGAACCGCAATACCGGGGTTTTTGAGGCATGCAACAGTAAGCAAGCTGATCCACTTCAACGGCACAGCGCAAGTCGGTGGACGGATTGAGTGCACACGCTTACACTGACGTGTGTCGGGGCCAGCCACATCCAGGTGTTCTTCACGATCATCCTGCGCCTGGCCACGCCTATCCCGGCCATCGTGGGTCTGCTGTCCTTCATTACCTCCACCGACGGGTTCCTGATCGCTGGGTCCGTCAAGGGCTAGAGAACCGCCACCGGGCGGGGTACATAGTCCTCTTCCAGCCGGCGGAACTCCTCGTCGGTGAGCTGCAGGCCCAGGGCCGCTGCGTCGTCGTCGAGCTGTGCCGCGTCCGTGGCGCCGACCAGCGGCGCCGTGACCGCCGGGTTGCCCAGCACCCAGGCCAGCGCCACCCGGGCGCGGCTTACCCCGCGGCCGGCGGCCACTTCACCCACGGCGTCGGCAACCCGGCGGTCAACCTCTTCGTTTCCGGCGTAGAACTGGTTGCCGGGTTCGTCGAAGTCCAGCCGCGCGGTCCGTGCTCCCCAAGGGCGGGCGAGGCGGCCGCGGGCCAGGGGGGAGTACGGGAGCACCCCCATCCCCTGGTCCCGGCACAGCGGGTGCATTTCCCGCTCTTCCTCGCGGTAGAAGAGGTTGTAGTGGTCCTGCATGGTGATGAACTGCGCCCAGCCGTGCTGTTTCTGCAGGAACAGTGCCTTGGTGAACTGCCAGGCATACATGGTGGATGCCCCCAGGTACCGCACCTTGCCGGCGGTCACGAGTTCATCCAGGGTGGCCAGGGTTTCTTCCAACGGCGTGCTCCCGTCCCAGCGGTGCACCTGATAGAGGTCGATGTAGTCGGTGCCCAGCCGCCGGAGGCTGGCGTCGACCTGCCAGAGGATGTGCTTGCGGGACAACCCCCATCCGTTGGGTCCGGGCCCCATCTCGCCGTGCACCTTGGTGGCCAGCACCACCTCGTCGCGACGGCAGTATTCGGCGACGGCGGCGCCCAGGACTTCCTCGCTGTGCCCGGCCGAATACACATTGGCAGTATCGAAGAAGTTGATCCCCAGTTCCACCGCGCGCCGGATCAGCGGCCTGGCGCTTTCCTCCCGCAGCGTCCACCGGTGGGTGCCGCGGTCGGGGTCGCCGTAAGCCATGCAGCCCAGGCCGATGGCCGATACCGTGGCTCCGGAATTTCCGAGTTTGACGTACCGCATTGAGTTCATCGAAGGCCTCCGAGCCGGTTGGATATCCGCTCCCATTCGAGTTTCGTATGCCGCGATGCTACCTGCGGCCCCGCACTGCCGGTAGTGCGGGGGGACTCCCCGGAGCAGCCGCGGCCGACCTATACTGGCGCACATGGTTGCCGGAACTGGTACCGAAAGCCCCCTGAGATTCTCCGCCGCCGAAGCGCTGATGCTTCCACCGCTGCACGAGCTCCCCGCAGTGGCCGCGGTAGGGCAACCACGCACCGGGCACCGCTCCGAGACCCGGTATGACACGGAGGACAGCGCTCTGCGGCGGCACGGGCTGGCGGTGTCCCGGATCAGCGACGAGGACGGGACGCACTGGGTCCGCACGGCCCTGCCCGGCGAATCGGAGGCGGACGCACGCACCGCAGCGGCAGGGGATCCTGCTGATGTGCCACCGGAACTGGTGGACGGATTCCAGGCGGTGTTGCGGGGCAGACCGCTCGAACCGGTGGAAACCGCCGAAGCGCGGGTGACGACGTATCCGCTGCTGGACAGCGGCGGCGGCGCGGCAGGCTGGGTTGCCGATGAAACGGTTGAGGTCCACGACGCGGGTGCGGCACCGGGAGCAGTGCCCCGGATCCGCCGGAACTGGATTGCTGCGGCGCCGGACACCGTGCTGGCCGACCAGCTCGAGGCGCTGTTGCGGCAGGCCGGGGCGGATCCGGCGGAAGCGGAGCCGGCGGAAGGGAAGGAACCCGCCGTCGGACCGGAGGAAGCGCTGGACGCCGACAGCCCGGTCGGGGATCTGCTGCAGCGCTATCTGCGTGAGCAGTTCGCCGAGCTTCTGCGGCACGAGCCGCGGGTCCGCCGGGGAGAACCGGACGGGGTGCACAAAATGCGCGTGGCCACCCGCCGGCTCCGCTCCGCGCTGGCCAGCTACCGCACCGCCGTCGAGCGGGAACCGGCGCGTTCACTGCGCGGGGAGCTGCGGTGGCTGGCCCGGGTCCTGGGCGAAGCCCGGGACGCGCAGGTGATGCGGCACCGGCTTCGGGACCTGGTGGAAGCCGAACCCGTCGACCTGGTCATGGGGCCGGTCGCGGCACGGATCGACGAGGAACTGCTCCATGACTACCGCCAGGCCTACGGACGCATCCGTGAGGCCCTGGGGTCCGGACGGTACTTCTCCGCGCTGGACCGGCTGGAAACCCTGTTGGCGGAACCGGTATGGACAACGACGGCGGCGGACCCTGCAGGCCCGGCGGCCGCACGGATGATCCGCCGGGACCGGAAACGGCTGCACCGCAGGGTCCGTGAGGCCCGGGACCTGGACGGCGACGAATACGCCGAGGCCATGCACGAGGCCCGCAAGGACGCTAAGCGGCTGCGCTACGCCGCCGAAGTATGGGAACCGGTGGCGCCGAAGGAAGCCGGAGCCACGGTGGAAGCCGCTGAACACATGCA
This Arthrobacter sp. zg-Y20 DNA region includes the following protein-coding sequences:
- a CDS encoding CHAD domain-containing protein, with product MVAGTGTESPLRFSAAEALMLPPLHELPAVAAVGQPRTGHRSETRYDTEDSALRRHGLAVSRISDEDGTHWVRTALPGESEADARTAAAGDPADVPPELVDGFQAVLRGRPLEPVETAEARVTTYPLLDSGGGAAGWVADETVEVHDAGAAPGAVPRIRRNWIAAAPDTVLADQLEALLRQAGADPAEAEPAEGKEPAVGPEEALDADSPVGDLLQRYLREQFAELLRHEPRVRRGEPDGVHKMRVATRRLRSALASYRTAVEREPARSLRGELRWLARVLGEARDAQVMRHRLRDLVEAEPVDLVMGPVAARIDEELLHDYRQAYGRIREALGSGRYFSALDRLETLLAEPVWTTTAADPAGPAAARMIRRDRKRLHRRVREARDLDGDEYAEAMHEARKDAKRLRYAAEVWEPVAPKEAGATVEAAEHMQKILGEYQDSVVTRAYLRRMGAAASAAGENGFTYGRLHALEQANAEAARERFAHAWKGFPSSP
- a CDS encoding LacI family DNA-binding transcriptional regulator; its protein translation is MPGIKDVAAHAGVSAATVSRALSGNGAVSASTRRRVLAAAEELGFVISYNASSLASGRTRNVGVVMPGVGRWYFAKVLEGAASALIEAGYDLTLYNTGDGPGHRESVLKEMLRRKRLDAVITVALRLTDEELAQLRAVDKPIVAIGGPLPGTAAIRVDEVGISALATGHLISLGHTRIAHIGGGEELERDFQLGGTRRTGYEGAMRDAGLTPEPGWVASAEFSVAGGFRAAKALLARPDVRPTAIFCAADEIAVGAILAARDLGLRVPEDLSVIGIDGHDMGEVFGLTTISQSPEGQGAAAVAAVLALMRNEPVDDFGFFPTEFVVRSSTAVPGRLRA
- a CDS encoding glycoside hydrolase family 13 protein, yielding MLSSVLHDSSALALVHPAPADREWWRSSVIYQIYPRSFRDLNGDGIGDLQGITAELGTLAELDIDAVWLSPFYRSPQKDAGYDVADYRSVDPMFGTLEDFDALVAEAGRHGIRVIVDLVPNHCSDQHTLFQAALAAGPGSPDRDMFVFRDGTGEHGNNPPNNWQSHFGGPAWTRVTEPDGTPGQWYLHLFDSSQPDFNWDSPAVHAEFEQTLRFWLDRGVGGFRVDVAHALIKKSGLPDWGGRADGSSSEGYPGAEAPMFGQPGIHDIYRSWRKILDSYDGDRVLCAEATIDPLDRLTDWVRPDEMHQTFNFAYLHHPWHAPAVRHVIESSLRAFDKVGAPTTWVLSNHDVVRHASRFGITTHQERPGDGIGSSDPQPDYGLGISRARAATLLMLGLPGGVYLYQGEELGLPDHTTLPDEYRQDPTFHRTEGARLGRDGCRVPLPWTPDAPALGFSDAGQAWLPQPEGWNALARGVQQADPDSTLNLYRTALELRRSLDLGNGSLAWYPGYDPESVLAFVNGGTAALMNMGSDPVPLPDGELVACSINGAVMDGYLLPNHSAWVRLS
- a CDS encoding DoxX family protein; the protein is MLSLVLWLIQLVLALLFAGVGFMKLSQRHARLVDNLRWPEDFPAGTVKLIGLLEVLGAAGLVLPEATGWLPVLTPVAASCLALMMALAIVVHVRRGERNRIALAAILMALSLVVALGRFGAFSALGM
- a CDS encoding aldo/keto reductase, with amino-acid sequence MRYVKLGNSGATVSAIGLGCMAYGDPDRGTHRWTLREESARPLIRRAVELGINFFDTANVYSAGHSEEVLGAAVAEYCRRDEVVLATKVHGEMGPGPNGWGLSRKHILWQVDASLRRLGTDYIDLYQVHRWDGSTPLEETLATLDELVTAGKVRYLGASTMYAWQFTKALFLQKQHGWAQFITMQDHYNLFYREEEREMHPLCRDQGMGVLPYSPLARGRLARPWGARTARLDFDEPGNQFYAGNEEVDRRVADAVGEVAAGRGVSRARVALAWVLGNPAVTAPLVGATDAAQLDDDAAALGLQLTDEEFRRLEEDYVPRPVAVL